TCACTGCACCAACCGGAGCTGGAAAGACCATCATCATGTCTGCGCTGATTGAGGCTGTTCTTTTCGGCGATGAACAGTATATGGAGCAACCGAATGCAATTATAGTCTGGCTTTCGGATTCGCCTCAGCTGAACGAGCAGTCGAAGCAGAAGATCGACTCCAAGGCTGATAAGATTAAGTTGTCGCAGTGCGTTACGATTTCTGAGGAATCCTTTGATAAAGAGGTATTTGAGGATGGTCATGTTTATTTTCTGAATACACAGAAATTATCGGTTACTTCTAAACTCACGAAAAATGGCGATGGGCGTACTTATACGATTTGGCAGACTCTTGCAAATACCGTTTGGGAGAAAAGCGACCGACTGTATTTTATCATTGACGAAGCACACCGTGGTATGCAAGGACGCGAAGCCAGCAGAGCAACAACTATAATGCAGAAATTTATTAAGGGGAGTGAAGATGATGGAATTCCTCCAATGCCGGTAGTTATCGGTATGTCTGCTACCACGCAGAGATTCAATGCATTGGTCGAGGGCACGTCCTCTACAATTCATAAATCAATAGTGACAACGGATGAAGTGCGTGCTTCTGGACTTTTAAAGGACAGGATTGTTATCACTTATCCGGAAGAAGGGGCGGTCAATAATGATATGGCTATTCTGCAAGCAGCTGCAGATGATTGGAAGGAAAAGTGGGAACATTGGACGCAGTATTGCTTTGAGCAACACTATGCCTATGTAAATCCAATTTTAATCATTCAGGTTTTGAATGGAACGGGAGATGCTCTAACTGACACAAATCTAGATGACTGTATTGCAAAGATAGAGGAACGGACAGGATTCAAGCTAGAAAGCGGTCAAGTTGTTCATACCTTTGGTAGCACAGCAGCAACACTGAACGTCAATGAGCTTGATGTGCGTTATGAGGAGCCTTCCAATATTGCTGAAGATAGAAACATTCGCGTAGTGTTCTTTAAAGAAAATCTTTCAACTGGCTGGGATTGTCCGCGAGCAGAAACAATGATGTCCTTTAAACATGCAAACGATGCTACATATATTGCACAGCTTCTCGGGCGAATGGTCAGAACACCAATGCAGATGCATATTCAGGTGGACGATGTTTTGAACGATGTACATCTCTATTTGCCGTACTTCAATGAAGATACAGTTAGGGATGTTGTAGAAGCCTTGCAGAGTACGGAAGGTGGAGATATTCCGACCGATATTTATGGTGAATCCTTATCTGGAAAGAAATTTGAAACATTGACTGTTAGACCACAGAAGAAAAAAGAAGTGCAGCAGACTCCGGGACAGATGACGTTGTTTGATGTATTTTCCGGTCAGACAATATCTGAGCGGCAGACTGATATAGTAACAACAAAGCCAACTGGTGATATCGTTCCTACGACGTATCCTCAAATTACTGGAGTGCAGGAACAACTAGCATATACATCGAGACAGAATCAGATGCAACAGACCACTGATACAACAGCTCTTGTTCAGTCTGGATTGACTATGTCACAGACTTCTGACATAGAATCACCACTCAGAAGTAACATTGTGGAAAGTTCCAAAACGGATCAGCAAAATACCTCTGTAGCGGAAGATATGTTTAATCGTGAAGATGTTATGAAATTTATAAACGATGCAGGACTTCTTTCTTATAACATCAGAGCACTTCGAATCAATGATTATCTGAAATCGTTGTATAGGATGGCACATTTACTTACGATGTCTAAATTACATCGTGAGGCAATTCGAGAAGTTCAGGATGAAATCGTTGAGATGATTCACAATTATGTGGAAGGTCTTAAGACAGAAGGAAAATATGATGACCTTGTTCAGCAGGTTAAACAGTTTAAGCTGGCGACTCAAATCTTTGATGCCTTTGGAGAGACTGTGGACAATTATTCGGTGCATGACTTGTTCACAACGACAGATTCTGATATAGAGAGACAATTTAGGATTGCTGATGTAAAGCTCGGGCGAGAAGGCATCGGCATGGCATATGGTAACAAGTATATGGATATGTCTGACCTAACGGCATTTAAAGTTGATGTTATTCTTTTTGTCGCTGACGAAGAGTGCATGAACCGTTTACATTCTTATGCAGAGATTCGCTTTCACGGATTGAATGATGATTATCGCAGATATATTGCTACAATCGACTCTGAAAAAATTCGTAAAGATTACGACAGCATTGTTTCAGATGGTGATTCTGTTAGCAAACATAATTTCCGTTTGCCTGAGACTATTCAGGTGCCACATGAAGTGGGGGGAAAAGAATATAGAAATCATCTTTTCGTCAGCGACATAACCGGTGTAGCAACTATGAAATTAAATACTTGGGAAGCAGGAGTCATTGAAGAGGAAGAAAAACGAGAAGACTTTGTCTGTTGGATTCGGAATCCTTCCAGAGGCTCATGGGCACTTTGTATTCCTTATGAAATTGATGGTGAAATAAAGCCTACTTATCCTGATTTCATTATAGTAAGAAAAGATCGTGTCCTCGGGTATGTTGTTGATATTCTTGAACCACATAATCCTGACTTTAAGGATAATCTCGGAAAAGCGAAGGGATTCGCAGATTACGCAAAAAAGAATCCGGGTGTGGGAAGAATTCAGCTTATTCGTATGAGCAAAGATGCTGCTGGAAATCACAAGTTTAAGAGATTAGATATGTCTAAAACAGCTGTTCGGGATAAAGTATCTCATGCAATAAATACAGACGAGCTCGATCA
This window of the Mediterraneibacter butyricigenes genome carries:
- a CDS encoding DEAD/DEAH box helicase — encoded protein: MRIELFPFQKRALADIRMKTAEAMGSYHRTHAPQVVSFTAPTGAGKTIIMSALIEAVLFGDEQYMEQPNAIIVWLSDSPQLNEQSKQKIDSKADKIKLSQCVTISEESFDKEVFEDGHVYFLNTQKLSVTSKLTKNGDGRTYTIWQTLANTVWEKSDRLYFIIDEAHRGMQGREASRATTIMQKFIKGSEDDGIPPMPVVIGMSATTQRFNALVEGTSSTIHKSIVTTDEVRASGLLKDRIVITYPEEGAVNNDMAILQAAADDWKEKWEHWTQYCFEQHYAYVNPILIIQVLNGTGDALTDTNLDDCIAKIEERTGFKLESGQVVHTFGSTAATLNVNELDVRYEEPSNIAEDRNIRVVFFKENLSTGWDCPRAETMMSFKHANDATYIAQLLGRMVRTPMQMHIQVDDVLNDVHLYLPYFNEDTVRDVVEALQSTEGGDIPTDIYGESLSGKKFETLTVRPQKKKEVQQTPGQMTLFDVFSGQTISERQTDIVTTKPTGDIVPTTYPQITGVQEQLAYTSRQNQMQQTTDTTALVQSGLTMSQTSDIESPLRSNIVESSKTDQQNTSVAEDMFNREDVMKFINDAGLLSYNIRALRINDYLKSLYRMAHLLTMSKLHREAIREVQDEIVEMIHNYVEGLKTEGKYDDLVQQVKQFKLATQIFDAFGETVDNYSVHDLFTTTDSDIERQFRIADVKLGREGIGMAYGNKYMDMSDLTAFKVDVILFVADEECMNRLHSYAEIRFHGLNDDYRRYIATIDSEKIRKDYDSIVSDGDSVSKHNFRLPETIQVPHEVGGKEYRNHLFVSDITGVATMKLNTWEAGVIEEEEKREDFVCWIRNPSRGSWALCIPYEIDGEIKPTYPDFIIVRKDRVLGYVVDILEPHNPDFKDNLGKAKGFADYAKKNPGVGRIQLIRMSKDAAGNHKFKRLDMSKTAVRDKVSHAINTDELDHIFDTDGVIE